The Burkholderia cepacia genomic interval GGTTCGCGGCGACGGTGCTCGATTCGGTCACGGGGTGCGCGGTGCATTCGATGCTCGACGCGGGCGTCGGCTACGGTACGGTCGATCTGCATGTGAAGATGCTGCGACCCGTGCCGCGCGACGTCGAGCTGGTTGCGGAAGGGCGCGTGATTCACCTGTCGCGTTCGCTGGGCGTTGCCGAGGGCACGCTGAAGACGCCGGACGACAAGATCGTCGCGCATGCGTCGGCGACCTGTTTCATCCAGCGGCCGCAATGACGCCGCGGCAGCCGTCACCGAAACCTGCCGCGCAGGCCGGATGTAAGCCGCCGCGCGGCCCGTCTGAAGCGAACATTTCAATGTGATAGCGTTCCTGCTTTCCACCGACGCGACAGGAACAGCATGGAATACCGCACACTTGGCGATTCGGGCATCGAGGTCAGCCTGATCGGCCTCGGCACGATGACGTGGGGCGAGCAGAATTCGGAGCGCGACGCGCACGAGCAGATCGACTACGCGATCGGGCAAGGCGTGACGCTGATCGATGCCGCGGAGATGTATCCGGTGCCGCCGAAGCCCGATACGCAGGGGCGTACCGAGCAGTACATCGGCACGTGGCTCGCGCAGCATCGCGCGCAGCGCGAGCGCATCGTGCTTGCGACGAAAATCGCGGGACCGGCGCGGCAGCCGCACAATCCGCGCCATATTCGCGGCGAAGGCAACCAGTTCGACCGCAAGAACCTGACCGAAGCGCTCGACGGCAGCCTCAAGCGCCTGCAGACCGACTACGTCGATCTTTATCAGCTGCACTGGCCCGACCGCAGCACGACGACGTTCGGCCGTCCCGCCTATCCGTGGGTCGACGACGCCTACACGGTGCCGATCGAGGAAACCCTCGGCGTGCTCGCGGAATTCGTGAAGGCCGGCAAGGTACGCGCGATCGGCGTGTCGAACGAAACGCCGTGGGGCGTCGCGCAGTACCTGCGCGCGGCCGAGAAGCTCGGGCTGCCGCGCATCGCGAGCATCCAGAATCCGTACAGCCTGGTGAATCGCACGTTCGAGAACGGGCTGTCGGAGTTCACGCATCGTGACGGCGTCGGCCTGCTCGCGTATTCGCCGCTCGCGTTCGGCTGGCTGTCCGGCAAGTACGAGAACGGCGCGCGTCCGGCCGGCGCGCGCATCACGCTGTTCGAGCGCTTCCAGCGTTACAGCAAGCCGCAGGCCGTCGAGGCGACGTCGCGCTATGTCGCGCTCGCGCGGCGTCACGGGCTGTCGCCCGCGCAGCTCGCGCTGGCGTTCGTCAACAGCCGGCCATTCGTGCGCAGCAACCTGGTCGGTGCGACGTCGCTCGAGCAGTTGAAGGAGAACATCGGCAGCATCGACGTGAAGCTGTCCGACGAGATTCTCGCCGAGATCGACGCGCTGCACGAACGGCAGCCGAACCCGGCGCCGTAAACGGCGCGCGGCCCGCGCGGCGACGATGCCGCAACGGGCCGCAACGGCGGCGCGTCGTCGCGCCGTCGTTTTTTCCGTTATCGCATCTTGAGGCGGGTGCGCGCGACGAACAGCGCGACGAGGCTCAGCACCGCACACCCCATCAGGTAGAGTGCCGGCGACAGCCGGTTGCCGGTCGCGCTGATCAGCCAGGTGATGACGAACGGCGCGAAGCCGCCGAACAGCGTGACCCCCGTGTTGTAGCTGACGGCGAGCCCCGTCGCGCGCGTCTGCGACGGGAACAGCTCGGCCATCAGCGCCGGCAGCGCGCCGCAGTACATCGCCTTCAGCGCGCCGATCCAGACCAGTGCGGCGAGCATCGTCGCGAACGACGCGTGGCGCGTGAGCCACGCGAACGTCGGCCACACGCTGACGAGCATCAGCACGGCCGCGGCCGCCATCATGCGGATCCGCCCCGTGCGATCGGACAGATGGCCGACGACCGGCGTGACGAGCGTGAGCACGAAGCCGGTCGCGAGCGTCGCCGCGAAGCCCGTCGACGCGGGCAGGCCGAGCTGCTTGATCGCGTAGGTCGGCATGTACAGCACCATGTAGTTGATCGCGGTCGAGATCACGAGCGCGCCGATCGACAGCAGCAGCCGCAGCTTCTGGTCCGCGAACAGTTCGCGCACGGGCGCTTCCGAGCGCGCCTGCGTCTTGAACTCGACGCCTTCGTCGACGTAACGGCGGATGTACAGCCCGACCGGGCCGATCGCGAGCCCGAACAGGAACGGCACGCGCCAGCCCCAGCTTTCGAGTTGCGCGGTTGTCAGCGTGGCCGTCAGCAGCGCGCCGAAGCCCGACGCGAGCAGCGTCGCGAGGCCCTGGCTCGCGAACTGCCAGCTCGACATGAAACCGCGCCGCTGCGGCGCGTGCTCGACGAGGAACGCGGTCGAGCTCGCGAATTCGCCGCCCGCGGAAAAGCCCTGCATCAGCCGCGACAGCATGATCCCGAGCGGCGCGAGTATGCCGATCGATGCGTAGGTCGGCATCGACGCGATCAGCAGCGTACCGGCCATCATCATCGCGATCGACAGCAGCAGCGACGCCTTGCGGCCCGCGCGATCGGCGTACGCGCCGAGCACGAAGCCGCCGATCGGCCGGATCAGGTAGGACAGGCCGAAGGTGCCGAGCGTGAGCATCAGTGAGGTCGCTTCGCTCGTGGCGGGGAAGAACAGCTTGGCGATCGTCACCGCGAAGAAGCCGTAGACGATCAGGTCGAACCATTCGAGTGCGTTGCCGATCGACGCCGCGAAGATGATGCGCCGGATCTTCGCGGCGCCGGGATGAGCGGCTTCCGGCGTGGTGAGGGTGGTGGTGTTCATCAGACTTTGCTCCGAGAAACCCTGTCATTGATGGTGGGGAGGAAGGGAGCGCTCTTGACAGGCCGCTTCTTCCACCGGTTAGGATGGTCGACATGATTCTTGTCTACCGATACCGGGTGAAGTCGCTCAACGGACTCCTGAACCAGCAGAGCCGTGCGGTGAACTACGTGTGGAACTTCTGCAACGACACGCGGAAGCACGCGCTCGATCTGGTGCGGCGATTCGATTACATCGCGGTCGGTAACGTGTCGGCCGCGAAACTCGCCAGAACCAGGATGGCGAAGAGCGTCTACGACGCATCCTGGTCGTCCTTCCGAAACAAGCTCCGTTACAAGGCGATGGCGCACGGGGCCACGTTCGAGGAAGTGAACGAAAGCGGTTCGACCGAGTCCTGTTCGTCGTGCGGGTCGAAAGACAGCACGACGCGGCCGAAAGGTATCGCGGGACTGCGAGTAAGAGAGTGGACCTGCAGTGACTGTGGTGTCGAGCATGATCGAGATACCAACGCTGCGTTGAACATTCTCCGATGCGGACGTGCATCGCCAGGTGTGGGAATCCTTCACCTTTAGGCGGAGGAGGACGTCAACGTGTCAGCGTGTCCGTTGAAGGTGGGAACGACAGGCGATGCGGGAAGGTTGCGCCGCGGCGGCGCGTCAAGCGCCGGCGCAGGCGGTGTCGGGCGCCTTGCGGCGCACGGGCGGTGCGTCGTCGCCGAGATCCCAGAAGAGGCCGGCCATCATCTGCAGCCCCTCGCTGACGATGCTCGCGAGCAGGTGCTCGTCGGGCGCGTGCTGCGAGCACGCCGGGTACGAATGCGGTACCCACAGGGTCGGCAGCCCGAGCGTGTCGGCAAACACTTCGTTCGGCAGCGTGCCGCCGAGATTCGGCAGGATCGCGGGTTTCTTGCCGGTGGTCCGCGCCAGCGACGCGACGGCCCAGCGCACCCACGGATCGTCCGGTGGCACGCGCGTCGCCGGTGCACCGCGCTCGACGTCGATCTCGATGTCGGCGAAGCCGTGCGCGTCGAGGTGCGTACGCAGGTGCGCATGCAGCGCTTGCCAGTCGGTGCCGACGACGAAGCGCAACTGGCAGTGCGCATACGCGGCGGGCGGGATCGCGTTGACGGGGTGCTCGGGGTTGCCGGCCTTGAACGCGAGGATCTCGAACGTGTTCCAGCCGAACACGCGCTCGGGCGCGGTGAGGCCGGGCTCGCCCCAGTTGGCGTCGAGCGCCGGATCGCCCGGGCCGCCGCCGACGTAGAGATCGGCGAGCGCCTCGCGCACGGCGGCCGGGATCGGCGGTGGACGCAGCCCCGCGACGCGAATCGCGCCGCGCGCGTCGACGAGGCTCGCGAGCGCATGCGCGAGCACGATCGCCGGGTTGCGCAGCAGCCCGCCCCAGTTGCCGGAGTGGTGTGCGCCGTCGCGCGCGCGCAGGCTCAGCTTGAAATTGACCGAGCCGCGCGAGCCGAGGAACACCGTGGGGCGCGCGGCCGCGATACGCGGGCCGTCGGACGCGATCAGCACGTCGGCCGCCAGCGCGTCGCGCTCCTGGCGGCACAGCGCGTCGAGGCCCGGCGAACCCGTTTCCTCGCCCATTTCGATCAGCAGCTTCGCATTGAAGCCCATCCGGCCGCCGCGTGCGTCGAGCACGCTCGCCAGCGCGGCCAGGTTGATGGTGTGCTGGCCCTTGTTGTCGGCGCTGCCGCGGCCGTACCAGCGGTCGCCGTCGGCCGTCAGCGTCCACGGCGACAGCGGTGCGCGCCACTGCGCGTCGTAGCCGCGCACGACGTCGCCGTGGCCGTAGATCAGCACGGTCGGCAGTGCATCGTCTTCGTGGCGCGATGCGAGCAGGAACGGGCCGCCGCCGTCGACGGGATTGTCGACGATCCGCGACGTGAAGCCGAGGCGCGTGGCCTCGGGTGCGATCTCGTCGGTCAGGTAGGCGCGCAGCGCGGCATCGTTGCCGCTCTCCTGGCTTTCGGTGCGCAGGCCGACGCGGCGGCTCAGGGTCGCGAAGAACGCACCGGATTCGAACTGGTTCAGCGCGTGCTGGATGGCGGCGGTACGGCTCAAGTCGTGTCTCCTCTGTCGGGTGCGCTGCA includes:
- a CDS encoding MFS transporter, which encodes MNTTTLTTPEAAHPGAAKIRRIIFAASIGNALEWFDLIVYGFFAVTIAKLFFPATSEATSLMLTLGTFGLSYLIRPIGGFVLGAYADRAGRKASLLLSIAMMMAGTLLIASMPTYASIGILAPLGIMLSRLMQGFSAGGEFASSTAFLVEHAPQRRGFMSSWQFASQGLATLLASGFGALLTATLTTAQLESWGWRVPFLFGLAIGPVGLYIRRYVDEGVEFKTQARSEAPVRELFADQKLRLLLSIGALVISTAINYMVLYMPTYAIKQLGLPASTGFAATLATGFVLTLVTPVVGHLSDRTGRIRMMAAAAVLMLVSVWPTFAWLTRHASFATMLAALVWIGALKAMYCGALPALMAELFPSQTRATGLAVSYNTGVTLFGGFAPFVITWLISATGNRLSPALYLMGCAVLSLVALFVARTRLKMR
- a CDS encoding PaaI family thioesterase, coding for MNPLSMSGIELLRAAAVGDVPLASISETIPMRPLDVELGYVKFSARADGRHLNPLGGVHGGFAATVLDSVTGCAVHSMLDAGVGYGTVDLHVKMLRPVPRDVELVAEGRVIHLSRSLGVAEGTLKTPDDKIVAHASATCFIQRPQ
- a CDS encoding NADP(H)-dependent aldo-keto reductase, with amino-acid sequence MEYRTLGDSGIEVSLIGLGTMTWGEQNSERDAHEQIDYAIGQGVTLIDAAEMYPVPPKPDTQGRTEQYIGTWLAQHRAQRERIVLATKIAGPARQPHNPRHIRGEGNQFDRKNLTEALDGSLKRLQTDYVDLYQLHWPDRSTTTFGRPAYPWVDDAYTVPIEETLGVLAEFVKAGKVRAIGVSNETPWGVAQYLRAAEKLGLPRIASIQNPYSLVNRTFENGLSEFTHRDGVGLLAYSPLAFGWLSGKYENGARPAGARITLFERFQRYSKPQAVEATSRYVALARRHGLSPAQLALAFVNSRPFVRSNLVGATSLEQLKENIGSIDVKLSDEILAEIDALHERQPNPAP
- a CDS encoding M20 family metallopeptidase gives rise to the protein MSRTAAIQHALNQFESGAFFATLSRRVGLRTESQESGNDAALRAYLTDEIAPEATRLGFTSRIVDNPVDGGGPFLLASRHEDDALPTVLIYGHGDVVRGYDAQWRAPLSPWTLTADGDRWYGRGSADNKGQHTINLAALASVLDARGGRMGFNAKLLIEMGEETGSPGLDALCRQERDALAADVLIASDGPRIAAARPTVFLGSRGSVNFKLSLRARDGAHHSGNWGGLLRNPAIVLAHALASLVDARGAIRVAGLRPPPIPAAVREALADLYVGGGPGDPALDANWGEPGLTAPERVFGWNTFEILAFKAGNPEHPVNAIPPAAYAHCQLRFVVGTDWQALHAHLRTHLDAHGFADIEIDVERGAPATRVPPDDPWVRWAVASLARTTGKKPAILPNLGGTLPNEVFADTLGLPTLWVPHSYPACSQHAPDEHLLASIVSEGLQMMAGLFWDLGDDAPPVRRKAPDTACAGA